In Camelus bactrianus isolate YW-2024 breed Bactrian camel chromosome 10, ASM4877302v1, whole genome shotgun sequence, a genomic segment contains:
- the PRDM11 gene encoding PR domain-containing protein 11 isoform X3 yields MKRLHSMSQETIHRNLARGEKRLQREKSEQGLDNPEDLRGPHHLPVLRQGKSPYKRGFDEGDVHPQAKKKKIDLIFKDVLEASLESAKVEAHQLALSTSLVIRKVPKYQDDAYSQCAMTMAHGVQNVSRTQGEGDWKIPQGASKEAGPLEDEEEEPSSFKADSPAEASLASDPHELPTTSFCPNCIRLKKKVRELQAELDMLKSGTLPEPPTLPAQVLELPEFSDPAASESMVSGPAIMEDDDQEVDSADESVSNDMMTATDEPSKMSSATGRRIRRFKQEWLKKFWFLRYSPTLNEMWCHVCRQYTVQSSRTSAFIIGSKQFKIHTIKLHSQSNLHKKCLQLYKLRMHPEKTEEMCRNMTLLFNTAYHLALEGRPYLDFRPLAELLRKCELKVVDQYMNEGDCQILIHHIARALREDLVERIRQSPCLSIILDGQSDDLLADTVAVYVQYTSSDGPPATEFLSLQELGFSSTESYLQALDRAFSTLGIRLQDEKPTVGLGIDGANVTASLRASMFMTIRKTLPWLLCLPFMVHRPHLEILDAISGKELPCLEELENNLKQLLSFYRYSPRLMCELRSTASTLCEETEFLGDIRAVRWIIGEQNVLNALIKDYLEVVAHLKDISSQTQRADASAIALALLQFLMDYQSIKLIYFLLDVIAVLSRLAYVFQGEYLLVSQVDDKIEEAIQEISRLADSPGEYLQEFEENFRESFNGIAMKNLRVAEAKFQSIREKICQKTQVILAQRFDSRSRLFVKACQVFDLATWPRNSEELVSYGKEDMVQIFDHLETIPTFSRDVCREGLDPRGSLLMEWRELKADYYTKNGFKDLIGHICKYKQRFPLLNKIIQVLKVLPTSTACCEKGRNALQRVRKNHRSRLTLEQLSDLLTIAVNGPPIANFDAKRALDSWFEEKSGNSYTLSAEVLSRMSALEQKPVLQTADHGSEFYPDI; encoded by the exons ATGAAGCGCCTGCACAGCATGTCCCAGGAAACCATCCACCGCAACCTGGCCAGAG GAGAGAAGAGGTTGCAGAGGGAGAAGTCTGAGCAGGGTCTGGATAACCCAGAAGACCTGAGGGGTCCCCATCATCTCCCCGTGTTGAGACAGGGCAAAAGTCCCTACAAGCGTGGCTTTGATGAGGGGGACGTGCACCCCCAGGCCAAGAAGAAGAAGATTGACCTCATTTTCAAGGATGTGCTGGAGGCCTCCCTGGAATCTGCAAAGGTAGAAGCCCACCAGCTGGCACTGAGCACCTCGCTGGTCATCAGGAAGGTCCCCAAGTACCAGGACGACGCGTACAGTCAGTGCGCGATGACCATGGCACATGGCGTGCAGAATGTCAGCCGGACCCAGGGGGAGGGGGACTGGAAGATCCCCCAAGGAGCTTCCAAGGAGGCAGGCCCATTAGAGGATGAAGAAGAGGAGCCTTCGTCATTCAAGGCCGACAGTCCTGCCGAGGCTTCCCTTGCGTCTGACCCCCACGAGCTTCCCACCACCTCCTTTTGCCCTAACTGTATCCGCCTAAAGAAGAAGGTTCGGGAACTCCAAGCTGAACTAGACATGCTTAAGTCTGGCACGCTTCCCGAGCCCCCCACGTTGCCAGCACAGGTGCTGGAGCTCCCAGAGTTCTCAGACCCTGCAG CCTCAGAAAGCATGGTGTCCGGCCCCGCCATCATGGAGGACGATGACCAGGAGGTTGATTCGGCAGACGAATCCGTCTCCAATGATATGATGACCGCCACGGATGAGCCCTCCAAGATGTCATCGGCCACCGGGCGCCGAATCCGGCGCTTCAAGCAGGAGTGGCTGAAGAAGTTCTGGTTCCTGCGGTACTCCCCGACCCTCAACGAGATGTGGTGCCACGTCTGCCGCCAGTACACGGTGCAGTCCTCCCGCACCTCGGCCTTCATCATCGGCTCCAAGCAGTTCAAGATCCACACCATCAAGCTTCACAGCCAGAGCAACCTGCACAAGAAGTGTCTGCAGCTGTACAAGCTCCGCATGCACCCCGAGAAGACGGAGGAGATGTGTCGCAACATGACCCTGCTCTTCAACACCGCCTACCACCTGGCCCTGGAGGGCAGGCCCTACCTGGACTTCCGGCCCCTGGCCGAGCTGCTGAGGAAGTGCGAGCTCAAGGTGGTGGACCAGTACATGAACGAGGGAGACTGCCAGATCCTCATCCATCACATTGCCCGGGCGCTGCGCGAAGACCTGGTGGAGCGCATCCGCCAGTCGCCTTGCCTCAGTATCATCCTGGACGGGCAGAGCGACGACCTGCTGGCCGACACGGTGGCCGTCTACGTCCAATACACCAGCAGTGACGGGCCCCCGGCCACGGAGTTCCTGTCCCTGCAGGAACTGGGGTTCTCCAGCACAGAGAGCTATCTCCAGGCGCTGGACCGGGCCTTTTCCACCTTGGGCATCCGGCTGCAGGATGAGAAGCCCACCGTAGGCTTGGGCATAGACGGGGCCAACGTCACAGCCAGCCTGCGTGCCAGCATGTTCATGACGATCCGCAAGACGCTGCCTTGGCTGCTGTGCCTGCCCTTCATGGTGCACCGGCCCCACCTGGAGATCCTGGATGCCATCAGCGGGAAGGAGCTCCCCTgcctggaggagctggagaaCAACCTGAAGCAGCTGCTGAGTTTCTACCGTTACTCGCCGCGCCTCATGTGTGAGCTGCGGTCCACGGCCTCCACCCTCTGCGAGGAGACGGAGTTCCTGGGGGACATCCGGGCTGTGCGGTGGATCATCGGAGAGCAGAACGTCCTCAATGCCCTCATCAAGGACTACCTGGAGGTGGTGGCCCACCTCAAGGACATCAGCAGCCAGACCCAGAGGGCGGACGCCTCAGCCATCGCGCTGGCCCTGCTGCAGTTCCTCATGGACTACCAGTCCATCAAGCTCATCTACTTTCTCCTGGATGTCATCGCCGTGCTCTCACGCCTGGCCTACGTCTTCCAAGGTGAGTAcctcctggtgtcccaggtggaTGACAAGATCGAGGAGGCCATCCAGGAGATCAGCCGGCTGGCCGACTCCCCCGGGGAGTACCTGCAGGAGTTCGAGGAGAACTTCCGAGAGAGCTTCAATGGCATCGCGATGAAGAACCTCAGGGTGGCCGAAGCCAAGTTCCAGTCCATCCGGGAGAAGATCTGCCAGAAGACCCAAGTGATCCTAGCTCAGAGGTTCGACTCCCGCAGCCGGCTCTTCGTGAAGGCCTGCCAGGTGTTCGACCTGGCCACCTGGCCCAGGAACAGCGAGGAACTCGTGAGCTACGGCAAGGAGGACATGGTTCAGATATTTGATCACCTAGAGACCATCCCCACCTTCTCCCGGGATGTCTGTAGGGAAGGGCTGGACCCCCGGGGGAGTCTGCTGATGGAGTGGCGAGAACTCAAGGCTGATTACTATACCAAAAATGGCTTCAAAGACCTGATCGGCCACATTTGCAAGTACAAGCAGAGGTTTCCGCTCTTGAACAAGATCATCCAGGTCCTCAAAGTCCTCCCCACTTCCACTGCCTGCTGCGAGAAAGGCCGCAACGCTCTGCAGCGAGTTCGCAAAAACCACCGCTCTCGCCTGACTCTGGAGCAGCTCAGTGACCTGTTGACCATCGCTGTCAACGGCCCTCCAATCGCCAACTTTGATGCCAAGCGAGCCCTGGACAGCTGGTTCGAGGAGAAGTCCGGCAACAGTTACACACTGTCTGCCGAGGTCCTAAGCAGGATGTCTGCCCTGGAACAGAAGCCGGTGCTGCAGACCGCGGACCACGGGTCAGAGTTTTATCCGGATATTTAG